A region from the Aphis gossypii isolate Hap1 chromosome 1, ASM2018417v2, whole genome shotgun sequence genome encodes:
- the LOC114120826 gene encoding putative serine protease K12H4.7 isoform X2, whose product MCIIINSTYNSSIIKLVDKEVQHLTLSSHKSHHNNVKNKWFEQELDHFNATDTRTWKQRYHMNLKYYKMGGPVFLMVGGREEISQNWMISGAWIEYAQMFNAACFQLEHRYYGMSHPTENLNTTNLVYLTIEQVLADLATFINTISIEKKKLLNDTKWVGFGSSYSGSLVTWLRLKYPHLIHAAVSSSSLLKAKVNFEEYFVAVQKILTNYNPMCEFHIRQANKMIGNLIKTDYGAKYIQKKFNICAHHLNNSTKNVQQLFRDISRFIGLIVQDNEDNRYYNKMIDESTVTLVKLCDIMSNETFGCTIDRYAAVIKNLLSVCGTQCLSNTYEWRVRYFAESFWNNTAVKYGNRQWLYQTCTEFGFFQTSTQDHHLFGNTVSLEYFTDLCADVFGKSFNLNALSKAVNKTNMMYGGSRPRANRIIFVRGSIDPWNPLGLSFLPINSSTIFIKGTSHCADINPSYSSDPTQLLKARIEIVMYLKKYLNEKDFSIEPILL is encoded by the exons ATgtgtatcattataaatagta CATATAATAGTAGTATCATAAAACTTGTTGACAAAGAAGTacaacatttaacattatcaTCACATAAAAGTCACCATAACAAcgtcaaaaataaatggtttgaACAGGAACTGGATCATTTCAACGCTACTGATACTAGGACCTGGAAACAG aGGTATCAcatgaatttgaaatattataaaatgggtGGTCCAGTATTTTTGATGGTGGGAGGGAGAGAAGAAATTTCACAAAATTGGATGATATCCGGGGCATGGATTGAATACGCTCAAATGTTTAATGCTGCATGTTTTCAATTGGAACATCGATACTATGGAATGAGCCACCCCACTGA gaatttaaatactacaaaTTTAGTGTACCTAACTATTGAACAAGTATTAGCTGACTTggcaacatttataaatacaatttcgattgaaaaaaaaaaactgttgaaTGATACTAAATGGGTAGGATTCGGTTCATCATATTCAGGAAGTTTAGTTACCTggttaagattaaaatatcctCATTTGATACACGCCGCTGTTTCGTCAAGTAGCCTTCTAAAGGCAAAAGTAAATTTTGAAG AATATTTTGTCGCtgtgcaaaaaatattaacaaattataatccaATGTGTGAATTCCATATTAGACAAGCAAATAAAATGATTGGTAATCTAATAAAGACCGACTATGGAgcaaaatacattcaaaaaaaatttaa taTATGCGCACATCATTTAAACAATTctacaaaaaatgtacaacaacTTTTTAGAGACATTTCTAGATTCATTGGACTAATTGTACAAGACAACGAAGAtaacagatattataataaaatgattgatgAATCAACAGTtacattagtaaaattatgtgATATAATGTCAAATGAAACGTTTGGATGTACA ATTGACAGATATGCAGCtgtaatcaaaaatttattatccGTTTGTGGTACACAATGCTTATCAAATACATATGAATGGCGAGTTAGGTATTTTGCAGAGTCATTTTGGAACAACACAGCAGTAAAATATGGAA ATCGTCAGTGGTTATACCAAACTTGTACAGAGTTCggattttttcaaacatcCACTCAAGATCATCACTTGTTTGGTAATACTGTATCACTGGAATACTTTACTGATTTATGCGCTGATGTTTTTGGAAAATC atttaatttaaatgcattaagtAAGGCtgtaaataaaaccaatatgATGTATGGTGGTTCCAGACCAAGAGCTAATAggattatttttgtaagaGGTTCTATCGATCCATGGAATCCATTAGGTCTGTCATTTTTGCCAATAAATTCgtctacaatttttattaaag GAACATCTCATTGTGCAGACATAAATCCTTCATATTCATCGGACCCTACACAGTTATTGAAAGCCCGGATAgaaattgtaatgtatttaaaaaaatatttgaatgaaaagGATTTTTCAATTGAACCAATATTGTTATAG
- the LOC114120826 gene encoding putative serine protease K12H4.7 isoform X1 → MNLIICLFWCYFWLNTLAYNSSIIKLVDKEVQHLTLSSHKSHHNNVKNKWFEQELDHFNATDTRTWKQRYHMNLKYYKMGGPVFLMVGGREEISQNWMISGAWIEYAQMFNAACFQLEHRYYGMSHPTENLNTTNLVYLTIEQVLADLATFINTISIEKKKLLNDTKWVGFGSSYSGSLVTWLRLKYPHLIHAAVSSSSLLKAKVNFEEYFVAVQKILTNYNPMCEFHIRQANKMIGNLIKTDYGAKYIQKKFNICAHHLNNSTKNVQQLFRDISRFIGLIVQDNEDNRYYNKMIDESTVTLVKLCDIMSNETFGCTIDRYAAVIKNLLSVCGTQCLSNTYEWRVRYFAESFWNNTAVKYGNRQWLYQTCTEFGFFQTSTQDHHLFGNTVSLEYFTDLCADVFGKSFNLNALSKAVNKTNMMYGGSRPRANRIIFVRGSIDPWNPLGLSFLPINSSTIFIKGTSHCADINPSYSSDPTQLLKARIEIVMYLKKYLNEKDFSIEPILL, encoded by the exons atgaacttaataatttgcttATTTTGGTGTTATTTTTGGTTGAATACATTAGCATATAATAGTAGTATCATAAAACTTGTTGACAAAGAAGTacaacatttaacattatcaTCACATAAAAGTCACCATAACAAcgtcaaaaataaatggtttgaACAGGAACTGGATCATTTCAACGCTACTGATACTAGGACCTGGAAACAG aGGTATCAcatgaatttgaaatattataaaatgggtGGTCCAGTATTTTTGATGGTGGGAGGGAGAGAAGAAATTTCACAAAATTGGATGATATCCGGGGCATGGATTGAATACGCTCAAATGTTTAATGCTGCATGTTTTCAATTGGAACATCGATACTATGGAATGAGCCACCCCACTGA gaatttaaatactacaaaTTTAGTGTACCTAACTATTGAACAAGTATTAGCTGACTTggcaacatttataaatacaatttcgattgaaaaaaaaaaactgttgaaTGATACTAAATGGGTAGGATTCGGTTCATCATATTCAGGAAGTTTAGTTACCTggttaagattaaaatatcctCATTTGATACACGCCGCTGTTTCGTCAAGTAGCCTTCTAAAGGCAAAAGTAAATTTTGAAG AATATTTTGTCGCtgtgcaaaaaatattaacaaattataatccaATGTGTGAATTCCATATTAGACAAGCAAATAAAATGATTGGTAATCTAATAAAGACCGACTATGGAgcaaaatacattcaaaaaaaatttaa taTATGCGCACATCATTTAAACAATTctacaaaaaatgtacaacaacTTTTTAGAGACATTTCTAGATTCATTGGACTAATTGTACAAGACAACGAAGAtaacagatattataataaaatgattgatgAATCAACAGTtacattagtaaaattatgtgATATAATGTCAAATGAAACGTTTGGATGTACA ATTGACAGATATGCAGCtgtaatcaaaaatttattatccGTTTGTGGTACACAATGCTTATCAAATACATATGAATGGCGAGTTAGGTATTTTGCAGAGTCATTTTGGAACAACACAGCAGTAAAATATGGAA ATCGTCAGTGGTTATACCAAACTTGTACAGAGTTCggattttttcaaacatcCACTCAAGATCATCACTTGTTTGGTAATACTGTATCACTGGAATACTTTACTGATTTATGCGCTGATGTTTTTGGAAAATC atttaatttaaatgcattaagtAAGGCtgtaaataaaaccaatatgATGTATGGTGGTTCCAGACCAAGAGCTAATAggattatttttgtaagaGGTTCTATCGATCCATGGAATCCATTAGGTCTGTCATTTTTGCCAATAAATTCgtctacaatttttattaaag GAACATCTCATTGTGCAGACATAAATCCTTCATATTCATCGGACCCTACACAGTTATTGAAAGCCCGGATAgaaattgtaatgtatttaaaaaaatatttgaatgaaaagGATTTTTCAATTGAACCAATATTGTTATAG